One region of Natronolimnobius baerhuensis genomic DNA includes:
- a CDS encoding GNAT family N-acetyltransferase, producing the protein MTTVRDLTPNDAAALTDLYEDYKWWADREREGVRRALSQTDVAVGLEDTATDDLIGAARVLTDGTYYATVFDVLVAADRRGEGVGKRLMQAVVDHPDLQDVVGLSLLCRRGLVPYYESVGFDLFDPEIEIPEGGTEELVRMTYEQDRD; encoded by the coding sequence ATGACGACCGTTCGAGATCTCACGCCGAACGATGCAGCCGCGTTGACTGACCTCTACGAAGACTACAAATGGTGGGCCGACCGCGAACGCGAGGGGGTTCGAAGGGCGCTTTCTCAGACAGATGTGGCGGTTGGACTCGAGGACACAGCAACAGACGACCTCATCGGCGCTGCTCGAGTGCTGACCGACGGAACGTACTACGCGACCGTTTTCGACGTGCTCGTCGCCGCTGACCGACGTGGCGAGGGAGTCGGTAAACGGCTCATGCAGGCGGTCGTCGACCACCCCGACCTGCAGGATGTCGTGGGGCTGTCGCTGCTCTGTCGGCGAGGGCTAGTTCCGTACTACGAGTCGGTTGGCTTCGACCTATTCGACCCCGAAATAGAGATTCCTGAGGGCGGTACCGAGGAACTCGTTCGGATGACTTACGAGCAAGATAGGGACTGA
- a CDS encoding SDR family NAD(P)-dependent oxidoreductase, with amino-acid sequence MTRGAIIVGASSGIGKALAHELADDGYEIGLAARRTDRMRQIGAELPTKAYVATLDVTDTADAREGFFELATAMEAVDLVVISAGVGEANYDLEWERERRTIDVNVRGFTAIATAALEYFETQPDHASESDGHLVGISSVAAHFGNGGTQAYNASKAYVSRYLEGLRARQASSDADVTITTIEPGFVDTEMAYGSFWQCSPETAAAQIARAIRKKRTHAYVTRRWRLVAWLLKALPESVTRRLLS; translated from the coding sequence ATGACGCGTGGTGCGATCATCGTCGGCGCATCCTCGGGCATCGGCAAAGCGCTGGCTCACGAACTCGCCGACGATGGCTACGAGATCGGACTGGCCGCCCGCCGAACGGACCGCATGCGACAGATCGGGGCCGAACTGCCCACCAAAGCCTACGTCGCGACGCTCGACGTGACGGACACCGCAGATGCCCGCGAGGGATTTTTCGAACTGGCTACGGCAATGGAAGCTGTTGATCTCGTCGTCATCAGCGCTGGCGTTGGCGAGGCAAATTACGACCTCGAGTGGGAGCGCGAACGCCGAACAATCGATGTCAACGTGCGTGGCTTCACCGCTATTGCGACGGCTGCGCTCGAGTACTTCGAAACCCAGCCCGACCACGCGAGCGAGTCGGATGGCCACCTCGTCGGCATTTCGTCGGTCGCCGCTCACTTCGGTAACGGCGGCACGCAGGCGTACAACGCCTCGAAAGCGTACGTCTCGCGCTATCTCGAGGGGCTTCGCGCTCGGCAAGCGAGCAGCGACGCGGACGTGACGATCACGACAATCGAACCCGGTTTCGTCGACACCGAGATGGCCTACGGCTCGTTCTGGCAGTGTTCGCCAGAGACTGCAGCGGCACAGATCGCTCGAGCGATCCGCAAAAAGCGCACTCACGCCTACGTCACCCGGCGCTGGCGGCTGGTCGCGTGGCTGTTGAAAGCGCTCCCGGAGTCGGTGACCCGGCGACTCCTCTCGTAG
- the rpl7ae gene encoding 50S ribosomal protein L7Ae yields MSVYVNTDIPADLADDALEALEVARDTGRVKKGTNESTKAIERGNADLVFVAEDVSPEEIVMHIPDLAEEKGIPVVFIETQDDVGHAAGLEVGSAAAAIVDTGEADGDVEDIANKLEDLE; encoded by the coding sequence ATGTCAGTCTACGTCAATACCGACATCCCAGCTGACCTCGCAGATGACGCCCTTGAGGCGCTCGAGGTCGCACGAGACACAGGCCGAGTAAAGAAAGGAACCAACGAATCTACCAAAGCGATTGAACGCGGTAACGCAGACCTCGTTTTCGTCGCTGAAGACGTCTCCCCCGAGGAGATCGTCATGCACATTCCCGACCTCGCAGAGGAGAAGGGAATCCCAGTCGTCTTCATCGAGACACAGGACGACGTCGGCCACGCTGCCGGCCTCGAGGTTGGCAGCGCGGCTGCGGCAATCGTCGACACCGGCGAGGCCGACGGCGACGTCGAAGATATCGCCAACAAGCTCGAGGACCTCGAGTAG
- the tmcA gene encoding tRNA(Met) cytidine acetyltransferase TmcA produces the protein MDVDAVSLAESLLEEATQTNERRALVLAGEREQGYRTLESVLDALPVGITETTLVGPEDRLRCEHVQQVNASQLLGTTRTIATLDASDDLQPNALGKVVGAVDGGGLLILLTPPLEEWPDRQGAFAESLAVPPFALSDVTGRFQRRLAETLRAHRGIGIVDLETDTVVDDGHTNPAPSIDRQTADWLESAPGDRTGGFPPESYAACLTGDQANAVGALESLHPDSDNSDSQQRSVVLEADRGRGKSSAAGVAAGAFAADGLEVLVTAPAARNAAEVFERATALCETLSGSTVTATGPRQLETDAGGRVHFLEPAEALDGLADADIVIVDEAAALPVSRLEAFLAADRIAFATTIHGYEGAGRGFSVRFRDRLAESDHAVTDCTLVEPIRYAAGDPLEVWAFRALLLDARPPVEPLVADAGPETVTYRRLEPDDLLADEQLLCEAFGLLVLAHYRTEPNDLARLLDAPNLEARALCHDGHVVSVALLAREGGLEQETRTMMYEGGRVRGNMLPDILTSQLRDEAAAEPAGVRIVRIATHHAVRSQGLGSHLLECIRNEFKSKVDWLGTAFGATPGLLEFWRESGSRAIHLSTTRNDASGEYSVLMLAPLSDAGRTLAKRHATWFADRFGALCSDKLGDLEPDVARAVLRSVDADAAPTLHLSDHDWRVVAGAAYGPGLFDVNPSPFRQLAVRYLIERPDGLDLTTRRERLLILRVLQTHDWEHVADRLEYHSTGQCMRALGDAFQPLVDHYGVDDGVEVAHEVRERFLEE, from the coding sequence ATGGATGTCGACGCCGTTTCGCTCGCCGAGTCGCTGCTCGAGGAGGCGACCCAGACGAACGAGCGACGCGCCCTCGTCCTCGCGGGCGAGCGCGAACAGGGGTATCGAACGCTCGAGTCCGTCCTCGATGCGCTGCCGGTGGGAATCACGGAGACGACGCTGGTCGGTCCCGAGGATCGACTGCGCTGTGAGCACGTCCAGCAGGTGAACGCAAGCCAACTACTCGGCACGACGCGCACCATCGCGACCCTCGACGCCTCCGATGACCTCCAGCCGAACGCACTCGGCAAGGTTGTGGGCGCAGTTGACGGCGGTGGCCTCCTTATTCTCCTGACGCCGCCCCTCGAGGAGTGGCCCGACCGACAGGGTGCGTTCGCCGAGTCGCTTGCCGTCCCGCCGTTCGCGCTGTCAGATGTGACCGGGCGATTCCAGCGACGACTCGCCGAGACGCTGCGAGCACATCGAGGCATCGGAATCGTCGATCTCGAGACTGACACGGTCGTCGATGACGGTCACACGAATCCCGCGCCGAGCATCGACCGACAGACCGCGGACTGGCTCGAGAGCGCCCCCGGCGACCGCACGGGGGGATTCCCGCCCGAATCCTACGCGGCCTGTCTCACGGGCGATCAGGCTAACGCCGTCGGCGCGCTCGAGTCGCTACACCCGGACTCGGATAACAGCGATTCCCAACAGCGTTCCGTCGTCCTCGAGGCGGACCGCGGCCGCGGGAAATCGAGCGCAGCAGGTGTCGCTGCGGGCGCGTTCGCCGCCGACGGACTCGAGGTGCTCGTCACCGCACCGGCCGCGAGAAATGCGGCCGAAGTCTTCGAACGCGCGACGGCACTCTGTGAGACGCTCTCAGGCAGTACCGTGACCGCGACCGGCCCGCGACAACTCGAGACGGACGCAGGCGGACGCGTTCACTTTCTCGAGCCTGCCGAGGCCCTCGACGGACTCGCAGACGCCGATATCGTCATCGTCGACGAAGCCGCGGCGCTTCCCGTCTCGCGACTCGAGGCATTTCTCGCGGCGGATCGAATCGCTTTCGCGACGACAATCCACGGCTACGAGGGCGCTGGGCGGGGGTTCTCGGTCCGGTTCCGTGACCGACTCGCGGAGAGCGACCACGCGGTGACTGACTGTACGCTCGTCGAACCAATTCGCTACGCCGCGGGCGATCCCCTTGAGGTCTGGGCGTTCCGTGCACTTTTGCTCGATGCGCGCCCGCCGGTCGAACCGCTCGTCGCCGACGCCGGCCCGGAGACCGTCACCTACCGACGACTCGAGCCCGACGATCTACTCGCGGACGAGCAACTGCTTTGCGAGGCGTTCGGCCTGCTCGTCCTCGCACACTACCGGACCGAACCCAACGACCTCGCACGGCTGCTCGATGCGCCCAATCTCGAGGCGCGGGCGCTCTGTCACGACGGCCACGTCGTCAGCGTCGCCTTGCTCGCCCGCGAGGGCGGCCTCGAGCAGGAAACCCGGACGATGATGTACGAGGGCGGGCGCGTCCGCGGGAACATGCTCCCGGACATCCTGACGAGCCAACTTCGCGACGAGGCCGCCGCCGAGCCCGCTGGTGTGCGAATCGTTCGGATCGCGACCCATCATGCCGTTCGCTCCCAGGGACTTGGCTCGCACCTCCTCGAGTGCATTCGCAATGAGTTCAAATCCAAGGTTGACTGGCTCGGCACCGCCTTCGGCGCGACGCCCGGCCTCCTCGAGTTCTGGCGCGAGAGCGGCTCCCGAGCGATTCACCTCTCGACGACGCGAAACGACGCCAGCGGCGAGTACTCGGTGCTGATGCTTGCGCCTCTCAGCGACGCCGGCAGAACGCTCGCAAAGCGCCACGCAACGTGGTTCGCCGACCGCTTCGGGGCGCTCTGTTCGGACAAGTTGGGGGATCTCGAGCCTGACGTCGCCCGTGCGGTCTTGCGAAGCGTCGACGCGGATGCGGCACCGACGCTCCACCTCAGCGACCACGACTGGCGCGTCGTCGCCGGTGCCGCCTACGGTCCCGGCCTGTTCGACGTCAACCCCAGCCCGTTCCGACAACTGGCCGTCCGATACCTGATCGAGCGGCCCGACGGACTCGACCTGACGACCCGTCGGGAACGGCTCCTCATCTTGCGCGTCCTGCAAACACACGACTGGGAACACGTCGCGGATCGCCTCGAGTATCACTCGACGGGCCAGTGCATGCGGGCACTGGGTGATGCGTTCCAGCCGCTGGTCGATCACTACGGCGTGGACGACGGTGTCGAGGTCGCACACGAGGTTCGGGAGCGGTTTCTCGAGGAGTAA